A genomic stretch from Numida meleagris isolate 19003 breed g44 Domestic line chromosome 2, NumMel1.0, whole genome shotgun sequence includes:
- the JMJD4 gene encoding jmjC domain-containing protein 4 — MDRATFACSTAFFRDYSSSAQGTFPTGHVDFIDKIESFTYSDFFRDYLIPNQPCVFSEKFTDGWGSRRNWVTWGGKPDFDHLLHEFGEAIVPVANCDVKEYNSNPKEQLPFKEYISYWKEYIKNGYRSSRGCLYLKDWHLSRAFPEQDVYTTPVYFSSDWLNEYWDAIAVDDYRFVYMGPKGSWTPFHADVFRSYSWSANICGRKKWLLYPPGQEDYLKDCHGNLPFDVTAPGLQDRSVYPRYNQSQPPVEIVQEAGEIVFIPSGWHHQVYNLEDTISINHNWVNGCNVAIMWCFLQDELAAVQREINEWKDPMDDWHLQCQLIMKSCTGIDYKEFYNFLKVIAENRISILENGLDDEASAKNTPKAAISTLGMLHAVFDLKRTVKVLTSLSANEDFKKLDLTSLSPPPEALLHHLKAAIDTALL, encoded by the exons ATGGACAGGGCAACATTTGCCTGTTCCACCGCCTTTTTTCGTGACTACAGCAGTTCGGCTCAGGGCACGTTCCCCACGGGACACGTTGACTTCATCGATAAAATTGAATCATTCACCTATTCGGACTTTTTTCGGGATTATTTGATTCCCAACCAGCCCTGtgttttctcagaaaagttCACTGAtggctggggcagcaggaggaattGGGTAACTTGGGGTGGGAAGCCTGATTTTGATCATCTGCTGCATGAGTTTG GAGAGGCTATAGTACCTGTTGCCAACTGTGATGTCAAGGAGTACAACTCTAACCCTAAAGAGCAGCTCCCTTTCAAGGAGTACATAAGTTACTGGaaagaatacattaaaaatggcTACCGTTCATCTCGAGGGTGCCTTTACCTAAAGGACTGGCACCTGAGCAG AGCTTTCCCAGAGCAAGATGTTTATACAACCCCTGTGTATTTCTCATCTGACTGGCTGAACGAATACTGGGATGCTATAGCTGTGGATGATTACCGGTTTGTCTACATGGGACCTAAAGGTTCATG GACTCCATTCCATGCTGATGTCTTCCGTTCCTATAGCTGGTCAGCTAATAtatgtgggagaaaaaaatggctaCTCTACCCCCCAGGACAGGAGGATTACCTGAAAGACTGTCATGGCAACTTGCCCTTCGATGTGACTGCACCTGGTCTTCAGGACAGGAGTGTTTACCCTCGCTACAACCAAAGCCAACCCCCTGTGGAAATTGTGCAGGAAGCAGGGGAGATAGTTTTCATCCCCAGTGGATGGCATCATCAAGTTTACAACCTG GAGGATACCATTTCTATTAACCACAACTGGGTGAATGGCTGCAACGTAGCTATAATGTGGTGCTTCCTGCAGGATGAATTAGCAGCTGTACAGAGAGAAATCAATGAATGGAAGGACCCTATGGATGATTGGCACCTACAGTGTCAG ttGATCATGAAATCTTGCACCGGTATAGACTACAAGGAGTTCTACAATTTCCTCAAAGTTATTGCAGAGAACAGGATTTCTATCTTGGAAAACGGCCTCGATGATGAAGCTTCAGCAAAGAACACTCCAAAAGCTGCCATTTCCACTTTAGGTATGCTCCATGCAGTGTTTGATTTAAAGAGGACTGTGAAGGTGTTAACATCTTTGAGTGCAAATGAAGATTTCAAGAAGCTAGACCTGACGTCGCTTTCTCCACCTCCGGAGGCATTGCTCCACCACTTGAAAGCAGCAATAGATACAGCACTACTCTAA